The following coding sequences are from one Salmo trutta chromosome 36, fSalTru1.1, whole genome shotgun sequence window:
- the LOC115175542 gene encoding chloride channel CLIC-like protein 1 isoform X2 has protein sequence MTSTGAVVMHIITVAVCSLLLVAQGQIDDEEWLDPHDMLNYDASSKTMRKPAQPAELNNYPNVPTKRREYSQDLDQMEVRECNNKVEGLQREIEEYKKKITQVAQQPSSNPVFKRFLTKLLKEIEKVGLPTDLNDIHYDAKVKLSRQAVTEIRKLLEGMDTWRTGALDNALSQILVDLKPHDYEAWRWHFEDTFGVEIDTVMKVSVWVLIIVVIICSELWSTVSWFVQFKRIFAICFLISLVWNWFYLYKIAFAEHQNKMVKMEGVDAKCTGRKKIDWWDNLKDWYRGAMTLQDDPCKMYYEVLMVNPILLVPPTKAITMTITTFFTEPLKHIGQGISEFLRALLKDLPVTLQIPVLLTIVFSILVFMYGSAQAAIQHGITRPLRVGGPRDPSPPALDQPMPEARLRGTDHNPLAGGDAPQCSPSPLSRRLGPAANQGAQDRTYVGQRSPPHRPRKEPTRRHVETLRNGDWRYSEDKIISECWDDFTDAEDTNPLTVEGNTDIQAEMQQEPVEVGFITEGNDSQEAKPSPVKAKAKPDEEDVASDSKGAADSMAEHLEYTGGRASPVHATPTSGLGREQHDKFLKRKPESNFTLQTHPANAASVAGFIDNESVSLAAHAQPK, from the exons ATG ACGTCAACAGGTGCTGTCGTGATGCACATCATCACTGTTGCTGTATGCAGCCTATTGCTGGTTGCTCAAGGGCAGATAGACGACGAAGAATGGCTTGATCCGCATGATATGTTGAACTACGATGCAAGCTCAAAGACCATGAGAAAGCCTGCTCAGCCTGCTGAG CTGAACAATTACCCTAATGTACCCACCAAAAGAAGGGAATACAGCCAGGATTTGGATCAAATGGAAGTAAGGGAGTGCAACAACAAAGTGGAAGGGTTACAAAGAGAG attgAAGAGTACAAGAAGAAGATTACACAGGTTGCACAGCAGCCGTCAAGCAACCCAGTGTTCAAGCGATTCCTCACCAAGCTTCTGAAGGAGATTGAAAAAGTTGGCCTG CCCACCGATCTCAACGATATCCACTACGACGCCAAAGTGAAACTGTCTCGGCAAGCGGTGACGGAGATCCGGAAGCTTCTGGAGGGAATGGACACCTGGAGAACGGGGGCTCTGGACAATGCCCTCAGCCAGATCCTGGTGGATCTCAAACCACATGACTACGAGGCCTGGAGATGGCATTTTGAGGACACCTTTGGTGTGGAGATTGACACAGTCATGAAG GTGTCTGTGTGGGTCTTAATCATAGTGGTCATCATCTGCAGCGAGCTGTGGTCTACAGTCTCCTGGTTTGTCCAGTTCAAGAGAATCTTTGCCATCTGCTTCCTCATCAGTCTGGTCTGGAATTGGTTCTATCTCTACAAG ATTGCCTTTGCCGAGCACCAAAATAAAATGGTGAAGATGGAGGGCGTCGACGCAAAATGCACTGGGAGGAAGAAAATTGACTGGTGGGATAACTTGAAGG ATTGGTACAGAGGTGCCATGACTCTCCAAGACGATCCCTGTAAGATGTACTACGAAGTCCTCATGGTCAACCCCATCCTTCTCGTACCACCAACTAAG gCTATCACTATGACCATCACCACCTTCTTCACGGAGCCTCTGAAGCACATTGGTCAGGGGATCAGCGAGTTCCTACGAGCCCTCCTCAAGGACCTACCGGTCACCTTGCAGATCCCTGTGCTCCTCACCATCGTGTTCTCCATCCtg GTCTTCATGTATGGCAGCGCCCAGGCTGCTATCCAGCATGGCATCACCAGACCGCTGCGTGTCGGTGGGCCCAGGGACCCCTCTCCCCCAGCCTTGGATCAGCCCATGCCTGAGGCCCGTCTGAGAGGGACAGACCACAACCCACTGGCAGGGGGGGACGCCCCTCAatgctccccctctcccctctcacgCCGACTAGGACCAGCAGCCAACCAGGGGGCTCAGGACAGGACCTACGTCGGCCAGAGGAGCCCCCCCCACAGGCCGCGAAAGGAACCGACCAGGAGGCACGTGGAGACCCTGAGGAACGGTGACTGGCGGTACAGCGAGGACAAGATTATCTCGGAGTGTTGGGACGATTTCACCGACGCAGAGGATACCAACCCACTAACTGTAGAGGGTAATACCGACATCCAGGCAGAGATGCAACAAGAACCAGTTGAAGTTGGATTCATAACAGAAGGTAATGACTCGCAAGAAGCTAAACCCTCTCCAGTGAAAGCTAAAGCCAAACCAGATGAGGAGGACGTGGCGTCTGACTCTAAAGGGGCAGCTGACAGCATGGCTGAGCACCTGGAGTATACTGGAGGTCGCGCCAGCCCAGTGCATGCCACTCCAACAAGTGGTCTCGGGCGCGAGCAACATGACAAATTCTTGAAACGCAAACCAGAGAGTAATTTTACGCTTCAGACCCACCCTGCTAACGCAGCCAGTGTAGCAGGTTTCATTGATAACGAGAGCGTGTCACTCGCTGCTCATGCTCAGCCTAAGTAG
- the LOC115175542 gene encoding chloride channel CLIC-like protein 1 isoform X1 — protein MKTSTGAVVMHIITVAVCSLLLVAQGQIDDEEWLDPHDMLNYDASSKTMRKPAQPAELNNYPNVPTKRREYSQDLDQMEVRECNNKVEGLQREIEEYKKKITQVAQQPSSNPVFKRFLTKLLKEIEKVGLPTDLNDIHYDAKVKLSRQAVTEIRKLLEGMDTWRTGALDNALSQILVDLKPHDYEAWRWHFEDTFGVEIDTVMKVSVWVLIIVVIICSELWSTVSWFVQFKRIFAICFLISLVWNWFYLYKIAFAEHQNKMVKMEGVDAKCTGRKKIDWWDNLKDWYRGAMTLQDDPCKMYYEVLMVNPILLVPPTKAITMTITTFFTEPLKHIGQGISEFLRALLKDLPVTLQIPVLLTIVFSILVFMYGSAQAAIQHGITRPLRVGGPRDPSPPALDQPMPEARLRGTDHNPLAGGDAPQCSPSPLSRRLGPAANQGAQDRTYVGQRSPPHRPRKEPTRRHVETLRNGDWRYSEDKIISECWDDFTDAEDTNPLTVEGNTDIQAEMQQEPVEVGFITEGNDSQEAKPSPVKAKAKPDEEDVASDSKGAADSMAEHLEYTGGRASPVHATPTSGLGREQHDKFLKRKPESNFTLQTHPANAASVAGFIDNESVSLAAHAQPK, from the exons ATGAAGACGTCAACAGGTGCTGTCGTGATGCACATCATCACTGTTGCTGTATGCAGCCTATTGCTGGTTGCTCAAGGGCAGATAGACGACGAAGAATGGCTTGATCCGCATGATATGTTGAACTACGATGCAAGCTCAAAGACCATGAGAAAGCCTGCTCAGCCTGCTGAG CTGAACAATTACCCTAATGTACCCACCAAAAGAAGGGAATACAGCCAGGATTTGGATCAAATGGAAGTAAGGGAGTGCAACAACAAAGTGGAAGGGTTACAAAGAGAG attgAAGAGTACAAGAAGAAGATTACACAGGTTGCACAGCAGCCGTCAAGCAACCCAGTGTTCAAGCGATTCCTCACCAAGCTTCTGAAGGAGATTGAAAAAGTTGGCCTG CCCACCGATCTCAACGATATCCACTACGACGCCAAAGTGAAACTGTCTCGGCAAGCGGTGACGGAGATCCGGAAGCTTCTGGAGGGAATGGACACCTGGAGAACGGGGGCTCTGGACAATGCCCTCAGCCAGATCCTGGTGGATCTCAAACCACATGACTACGAGGCCTGGAGATGGCATTTTGAGGACACCTTTGGTGTGGAGATTGACACAGTCATGAAG GTGTCTGTGTGGGTCTTAATCATAGTGGTCATCATCTGCAGCGAGCTGTGGTCTACAGTCTCCTGGTTTGTCCAGTTCAAGAGAATCTTTGCCATCTGCTTCCTCATCAGTCTGGTCTGGAATTGGTTCTATCTCTACAAG ATTGCCTTTGCCGAGCACCAAAATAAAATGGTGAAGATGGAGGGCGTCGACGCAAAATGCACTGGGAGGAAGAAAATTGACTGGTGGGATAACTTGAAGG ATTGGTACAGAGGTGCCATGACTCTCCAAGACGATCCCTGTAAGATGTACTACGAAGTCCTCATGGTCAACCCCATCCTTCTCGTACCACCAACTAAG gCTATCACTATGACCATCACCACCTTCTTCACGGAGCCTCTGAAGCACATTGGTCAGGGGATCAGCGAGTTCCTACGAGCCCTCCTCAAGGACCTACCGGTCACCTTGCAGATCCCTGTGCTCCTCACCATCGTGTTCTCCATCCtg GTCTTCATGTATGGCAGCGCCCAGGCTGCTATCCAGCATGGCATCACCAGACCGCTGCGTGTCGGTGGGCCCAGGGACCCCTCTCCCCCAGCCTTGGATCAGCCCATGCCTGAGGCCCGTCTGAGAGGGACAGACCACAACCCACTGGCAGGGGGGGACGCCCCTCAatgctccccctctcccctctcacgCCGACTAGGACCAGCAGCCAACCAGGGGGCTCAGGACAGGACCTACGTCGGCCAGAGGAGCCCCCCCCACAGGCCGCGAAAGGAACCGACCAGGAGGCACGTGGAGACCCTGAGGAACGGTGACTGGCGGTACAGCGAGGACAAGATTATCTCGGAGTGTTGGGACGATTTCACCGACGCAGAGGATACCAACCCACTAACTGTAGAGGGTAATACCGACATCCAGGCAGAGATGCAACAAGAACCAGTTGAAGTTGGATTCATAACAGAAGGTAATGACTCGCAAGAAGCTAAACCCTCTCCAGTGAAAGCTAAAGCCAAACCAGATGAGGAGGACGTGGCGTCTGACTCTAAAGGGGCAGCTGACAGCATGGCTGAGCACCTGGAGTATACTGGAGGTCGCGCCAGCCCAGTGCATGCCACTCCAACAAGTGGTCTCGGGCGCGAGCAACATGACAAATTCTTGAAACGCAAACCAGAGAGTAATTTTACGCTTCAGACCCACCCTGCTAACGCAGCCAGTGTAGCAGGTTTCATTGATAACGAGAGCGTGTCACTCGCTGCTCATGCTCAGCCTAAGTAG
- the LOC115175542 gene encoding chloride channel CLIC-like protein 1 isoform X3 → MHIITVAVCSLLLVAQGQIDDEEWLDPHDMLNYDASSKTMRKPAQPAELNNYPNVPTKRREYSQDLDQMEVRECNNKVEGLQREIEEYKKKITQVAQQPSSNPVFKRFLTKLLKEIEKVGLPTDLNDIHYDAKVKLSRQAVTEIRKLLEGMDTWRTGALDNALSQILVDLKPHDYEAWRWHFEDTFGVEIDTVMKVSVWVLIIVVIICSELWSTVSWFVQFKRIFAICFLISLVWNWFYLYKIAFAEHQNKMVKMEGVDAKCTGRKKIDWWDNLKDWYRGAMTLQDDPCKMYYEVLMVNPILLVPPTKAITMTITTFFTEPLKHIGQGISEFLRALLKDLPVTLQIPVLLTIVFSILVFMYGSAQAAIQHGITRPLRVGGPRDPSPPALDQPMPEARLRGTDHNPLAGGDAPQCSPSPLSRRLGPAANQGAQDRTYVGQRSPPHRPRKEPTRRHVETLRNGDWRYSEDKIISECWDDFTDAEDTNPLTVEGNTDIQAEMQQEPVEVGFITEGNDSQEAKPSPVKAKAKPDEEDVASDSKGAADSMAEHLEYTGGRASPVHATPTSGLGREQHDKFLKRKPESNFTLQTHPANAASVAGFIDNESVSLAAHAQPK, encoded by the exons ATGCACATCATCACTGTTGCTGTATGCAGCCTATTGCTGGTTGCTCAAGGGCAGATAGACGACGAAGAATGGCTTGATCCGCATGATATGTTGAACTACGATGCAAGCTCAAAGACCATGAGAAAGCCTGCTCAGCCTGCTGAG CTGAACAATTACCCTAATGTACCCACCAAAAGAAGGGAATACAGCCAGGATTTGGATCAAATGGAAGTAAGGGAGTGCAACAACAAAGTGGAAGGGTTACAAAGAGAG attgAAGAGTACAAGAAGAAGATTACACAGGTTGCACAGCAGCCGTCAAGCAACCCAGTGTTCAAGCGATTCCTCACCAAGCTTCTGAAGGAGATTGAAAAAGTTGGCCTG CCCACCGATCTCAACGATATCCACTACGACGCCAAAGTGAAACTGTCTCGGCAAGCGGTGACGGAGATCCGGAAGCTTCTGGAGGGAATGGACACCTGGAGAACGGGGGCTCTGGACAATGCCCTCAGCCAGATCCTGGTGGATCTCAAACCACATGACTACGAGGCCTGGAGATGGCATTTTGAGGACACCTTTGGTGTGGAGATTGACACAGTCATGAAG GTGTCTGTGTGGGTCTTAATCATAGTGGTCATCATCTGCAGCGAGCTGTGGTCTACAGTCTCCTGGTTTGTCCAGTTCAAGAGAATCTTTGCCATCTGCTTCCTCATCAGTCTGGTCTGGAATTGGTTCTATCTCTACAAG ATTGCCTTTGCCGAGCACCAAAATAAAATGGTGAAGATGGAGGGCGTCGACGCAAAATGCACTGGGAGGAAGAAAATTGACTGGTGGGATAACTTGAAGG ATTGGTACAGAGGTGCCATGACTCTCCAAGACGATCCCTGTAAGATGTACTACGAAGTCCTCATGGTCAACCCCATCCTTCTCGTACCACCAACTAAG gCTATCACTATGACCATCACCACCTTCTTCACGGAGCCTCTGAAGCACATTGGTCAGGGGATCAGCGAGTTCCTACGAGCCCTCCTCAAGGACCTACCGGTCACCTTGCAGATCCCTGTGCTCCTCACCATCGTGTTCTCCATCCtg GTCTTCATGTATGGCAGCGCCCAGGCTGCTATCCAGCATGGCATCACCAGACCGCTGCGTGTCGGTGGGCCCAGGGACCCCTCTCCCCCAGCCTTGGATCAGCCCATGCCTGAGGCCCGTCTGAGAGGGACAGACCACAACCCACTGGCAGGGGGGGACGCCCCTCAatgctccccctctcccctctcacgCCGACTAGGACCAGCAGCCAACCAGGGGGCTCAGGACAGGACCTACGTCGGCCAGAGGAGCCCCCCCCACAGGCCGCGAAAGGAACCGACCAGGAGGCACGTGGAGACCCTGAGGAACGGTGACTGGCGGTACAGCGAGGACAAGATTATCTCGGAGTGTTGGGACGATTTCACCGACGCAGAGGATACCAACCCACTAACTGTAGAGGGTAATACCGACATCCAGGCAGAGATGCAACAAGAACCAGTTGAAGTTGGATTCATAACAGAAGGTAATGACTCGCAAGAAGCTAAACCCTCTCCAGTGAAAGCTAAAGCCAAACCAGATGAGGAGGACGTGGCGTCTGACTCTAAAGGGGCAGCTGACAGCATGGCTGAGCACCTGGAGTATACTGGAGGTCGCGCCAGCCCAGTGCATGCCACTCCAACAAGTGGTCTCGGGCGCGAGCAACATGACAAATTCTTGAAACGCAAACCAGAGAGTAATTTTACGCTTCAGACCCACCCTGCTAACGCAGCCAGTGTAGCAGGTTTCATTGATAACGAGAGCGTGTCACTCGCTGCTCATGCTCAGCCTAAGTAG